From a single Paramisgurnus dabryanus chromosome 17, PD_genome_1.1, whole genome shotgun sequence genomic region:
- the iah1 gene encoding isoamyl acetate-hydrolyzing esterase 1 homolog isoform X1, with translation MSTLKRVVWPQIILFGDSITQFSFQVNGWGADIAHKLARKCDVVNRGLSGYNTRWAKIVLPRIVPPSDVPIAAVTIFFGANDCALEDKNPQQHVPCQEYSDNLKDIVSQLVSAGVSKDKIIFITPPPLQEDAWEKECLVKGSTLNRLNSVAGQYAQACVQTAGKCAVDVLDLWTLMQKDGQDFSVYLLDGLHLSEKGNQFVAEHLWTLLESRVAALPFILPYWGDVDPKSPESCLLCD, from the exons ATGTCGACACTGAAGAGAGTTGTATGGCCTCAGATTATTCTCTTCGGCGACTCAATAACACAA TTTTCTTTTCAGGTGAATGGATGGGGCGCTGATATTGCTCATAAACTCGCCAG AAAATGCGACGTGGTGAACAGGGGCTTATCAGGGTATAACACAAGATGGGCTAAAATAGTGCTCCCTCGCATCGTGCCCCCCTCTGATGTCCCAATAGCAGCCGTGACGATCTTCTTTGGTGCCAATGATTGTGCATTAGAAG ACAAAAACCCACAACAGCACGTGCCCTGCCAAGAGTACTCAGACAATTTAAAAGACATTGTCAGCCAACTGGTGTCTGCAGGAGTATCCAAAGATAAAATCATCTTCATCACACCACCTCCACTTCAAGAAGACGCCTGGGAGAAAGAGTGCTTGGTCAAAg GTTCAACTTTGAATCGGTTGAACTCTGTGGCTGGTCAGTATGCACAGGCCTGCGTTCAGACTGCAGGAAAGTGTGCCGTCGATGTTCTGGATCTCTGGACACTCATGCAAAAAGATGGACAG GATTTCTCAGTGTACCTTTTGGACGGATTGCATCTCTCTGAGAAAGGCAACCAGTTTGTGGCGGAGCATTTATGGACACTTCTTGAAAGTCGGGTGGCAGCGTTGCCTTTTATTTTGCCCTACTGGGGGGATGTGGACCCGAAAAGCCCAGAGAGCTGTCTACTGTGTGATTAA
- the iah1 gene encoding isoamyl acetate-hydrolyzing esterase 1 homolog isoform X2: MSTLKRVVWPQIILFGDSITQVNGWGADIAHKLARKCDVVNRGLSGYNTRWAKIVLPRIVPPSDVPIAAVTIFFGANDCALEDKNPQQHVPCQEYSDNLKDIVSQLVSAGVSKDKIIFITPPPLQEDAWEKECLVKGSTLNRLNSVAGQYAQACVQTAGKCAVDVLDLWTLMQKDGQDFSVYLLDGLHLSEKGNQFVAEHLWTLLESRVAALPFILPYWGDVDPKSPESCLLCD; this comes from the exons ATGTCGACACTGAAGAGAGTTGTATGGCCTCAGATTATTCTCTTCGGCGACTCAATAACACAA GTGAATGGATGGGGCGCTGATATTGCTCATAAACTCGCCAG AAAATGCGACGTGGTGAACAGGGGCTTATCAGGGTATAACACAAGATGGGCTAAAATAGTGCTCCCTCGCATCGTGCCCCCCTCTGATGTCCCAATAGCAGCCGTGACGATCTTCTTTGGTGCCAATGATTGTGCATTAGAAG ACAAAAACCCACAACAGCACGTGCCCTGCCAAGAGTACTCAGACAATTTAAAAGACATTGTCAGCCAACTGGTGTCTGCAGGAGTATCCAAAGATAAAATCATCTTCATCACACCACCTCCACTTCAAGAAGACGCCTGGGAGAAAGAGTGCTTGGTCAAAg GTTCAACTTTGAATCGGTTGAACTCTGTGGCTGGTCAGTATGCACAGGCCTGCGTTCAGACTGCAGGAAAGTGTGCCGTCGATGTTCTGGATCTCTGGACACTCATGCAAAAAGATGGACAG GATTTCTCAGTGTACCTTTTGGACGGATTGCATCTCTCTGAGAAAGGCAACCAGTTTGTGGCGGAGCATTTATGGACACTTCTTGAAAGTCGGGTGGCAGCGTTGCCTTTTATTTTGCCCTACTGGGGGGATGTGGACCCGAAAAGCCCAGAGAGCTGTCTACTGTGTGATTAA
- the itgb1bp1 gene encoding integrin beta-1-binding protein 1 translates to MFRKVKKRHSSSSSQSSEISTKSKSVDSSLGGLSRSSTVASLDTDSTKSSGNAVSDTCAEFRVKYVGAIEKLQFEMSKTLQEPLDLINYIDAAQQDGKLPFVPGDEEMILGVSKYGVKLASLDQCDVLHRHPLYLIVRMLCYDDGLGAGKNLLALKTTDAKQQECSIWVYQCSSAEQAQAICKVLSTSFDCALASEKS, encoded by the exons ATGTTTCGAAAGGTCAAGAAGCGGCACAGCAGCAGCAGCTCCCAGAGCAGTGAGATCAGTACTAAAAGCAAG TCAGTAGATTCCAGTTTGGGAGGCCTGTCTAGGTCAAGCACAGTCGCAAGCCTTGACACAGACTCCACCAAGAGCTCAG GTAACGCTGTGTCTGACACCTGCGCTGAGTTCAGGGTGAAGTATGTGGGAGCCATTGAGAAACTGCAGTTTGAGATGAGCAAAACCCTCCAGGAACCTTTAGACCTCATCAACTATATTGATGCAGCTCAG CAAGATGGAAAGCTGCCGTTCGTTCCTGGAGACGAGGAGATGATTCTGGGAGTGTCCAAGTATGGTGTTAAACTGGCCTCATTGGATCAGTGT GATGTGCTTCACCGTCACCCCCTTTACCTGATAGTCCGTATGCTTTGCTATGATGATGGCCTGGGTGCAGGAAAAAACCTGCTAGCGTTGAAAACCACTGATGCCAAACAACAGGAGTGCAGTATCTGGGTTTATCAGTGCAGTAGTGCG GAACAAGCCCAGGCCATCTGCAAAGTTTTATCAACCTCCTTTGACTGTGCTCTGGCTTCAGAAAAATCCTGA